In a genomic window of Streptomyces katrae:
- a CDS encoding ABC transporter permease subunit, protein MAAFPAVLRSEWTKIRTVASTTWTLACALVVTVGLGALLCTFTASRFKDMTAAEKLTFDPIMISFAGMSLGQLAMIVFGVLVVGTEYGSGMIRTSLAAAPRRGTFLLGKLTAATALALAVGLATSFLSFFLGQAILGEHGTGLGAEHALRAVIGAGLYMALITLFSMGVTTVLRSSILALGILMPFFFLISNILNAFAATRKVAQYFPDQAGSKIMETVADTTNQVQAPYGPWGGLGIMVLWVAAAVLGGYLVLRKRDA, encoded by the coding sequence GTGGCCGCCTTCCCCGCCGTCCTCCGCTCCGAGTGGACCAAGATCCGCACCGTCGCCTCCACCACCTGGACCCTGGCCTGCGCCCTGGTCGTCACGGTCGGCCTCGGCGCACTGCTGTGCACCTTCACGGCGTCCCGCTTCAAGGACATGACCGCCGCCGAGAAGCTCACCTTCGACCCGATCATGATCAGCTTCGCCGGAATGTCCCTCGGCCAGCTGGCCATGATCGTCTTCGGTGTCCTGGTCGTCGGCACCGAGTACGGCTCGGGCATGATCCGCACCTCGCTGGCCGCCGCGCCGCGCCGCGGGACCTTCCTGCTCGGCAAGCTCACGGCCGCCACGGCCCTCGCCCTGGCCGTGGGCCTCGCCACCAGCTTCCTGTCCTTCTTCCTGGGCCAGGCGATCCTCGGCGAGCACGGCACCGGCCTCGGCGCGGAGCACGCCCTGCGCGCGGTGATCGGCGCCGGCCTCTACATGGCCCTGATCACCCTGTTCTCGATGGGCGTGACCACCGTCCTGCGCAGCTCGATCCTGGCGCTGGGCATCCTGATGCCGTTCTTCTTCCTGATCTCCAACATCCTCAACGCCTTCGCCGCGACCCGGAAGGTGGCCCAGTACTTCCCGGACCAAGCCGGCTCCAAGATCATGGAGACCGTCGCGGACACCACGAACCAGGTCCAGGCGCCCTACGGCCCCTGGGGCGGGCTCGGGATCATGGTCCTGTGGGTGGCCGCGGCGGTGCTGGGCGGCTACCTCGTCCTCAGGAAGCGGGACGCCTGA
- a CDS encoding ABC transporter ATP-binding protein, translating into MIEAVGLTKRFGTKTAVDQLSFQVKPGHVTGFLGPNGSGKSTTMRMILGLDRPTSGRVTINGLPFRELPNAQRHVGALLDAKAVHGGRRARTHLLAIAQLSGIPEKRVDEVLGVVGLQAAARQRTKGFSLGMGQRLGIAAALLGDPQVLLFDEPVNGLDPEGILWVRNLMRQLAAEGRTVFVSSHLMSEMALTADHLIVIGRGRLLADMSTQEFITHNSAGFARVRAADGDPAGRGTLAAALTGAGGQVLQEPDGALRVTGLELPRISDLAHGAGVRLWELSPHRASLEEAYMRMTQASVEYTSSEDPRAELWEPEPLTVPEWEDGSAAAVAPETAASFFAPPPPGSERRPFLMPDSAADLAPSPQHTPEDPR; encoded by the coding sequence ATGATCGAGGCAGTCGGCCTGACGAAGCGATTCGGCACCAAGACCGCCGTCGACCAGCTGTCCTTCCAGGTCAAGCCGGGTCACGTGACCGGCTTCCTCGGGCCCAACGGCTCCGGCAAGTCGACCACCATGCGCATGATCCTCGGGCTGGACCGGCCCACCTCCGGTCGCGTCACGATCAACGGCCTCCCCTTCCGCGAGCTGCCGAACGCCCAGCGGCACGTCGGCGCCCTGCTCGACGCGAAAGCCGTGCACGGCGGCCGCCGGGCCCGGACCCACCTGCTGGCCATCGCCCAGCTCTCCGGGATCCCGGAGAAGCGGGTGGACGAGGTCCTCGGCGTGGTCGGCCTCCAGGCCGCGGCCCGCCAGCGCACGAAGGGCTTCTCGCTCGGCATGGGCCAGCGGCTCGGCATCGCGGCCGCCCTCCTCGGCGACCCCCAGGTGCTGCTCTTCGACGAGCCGGTCAACGGCCTCGACCCCGAGGGCATCCTCTGGGTCCGCAACCTCATGCGCCAGCTCGCCGCCGAGGGCCGGACCGTCTTCGTCTCCTCGCACCTGATGAGCGAGATGGCCCTGACCGCCGACCACCTGATCGTGATCGGCCGGGGCCGGCTGCTGGCCGACATGAGCACGCAGGAGTTCATCACGCACAACTCGGCCGGATTCGCGCGGGTCCGCGCCGCCGACGGGGACCCCGCGGGCCGCGGGACCCTGGCGGCCGCCCTCACCGGTGCGGGCGGCCAGGTGCTCCAGGAGCCCGACGGGGCGCTGCGGGTCACCGGGCTGGAGCTCCCGCGGATCAGCGACCTCGCGCACGGGGCCGGCGTACGGCTGTGGGAGCTGTCCCCGCACCGGGCCTCACTGGAGGAGGCCTACATGCGGATGACGCAGGCCTCCGTCGAGTACACCTCCAGCGAGGACCCGCGCGCCGAGCTGTGGGAGCCGGAGCCGCTGACCGTCCCCGAGTGGGAGGACGGGTCCGCGGCGGCCGTGGCTCCCGAGACAGCCGCGAGCTTCTTCGCTCCCCCGCCCCCCGGATCCGAGCGGCGGCCGTTCCTGATGCCGGACAGCGCCGCCGACCTGGCCCCCTCCCCCCAGCACACCCCCGAGGACCCCCGATGA
- a CDS encoding LLM class flavin-dependent oxidoreductase, with protein sequence MRVGVFVLAAQFPGQGQGEALHRAVRTAEAAEEAGLDSAWLAEHHFVPYGVCPSAVTLAALLLGRTRRLRVGTAVSVLPNTHPVALGEQAALLHVTSGGRFTLGVGRGGPWVDLEVFRGGLDAYENGFPEDLDLLRRWLAEPRVGAAGERHGFREVAVVPRPEQALDGDGTGPELIVACTSPASVRTAARRGLPMLLGMHCGDEEKAGMVALWRETALAAGHAPEAVREAGHVSAGVCQLADRTADARETLLKAMPGWLRQGLDAHVTVDGRHRAMRDPHAYTQLLCDLHPVGTPELAADRLAATSERTGITRFALLTEGSGDLAATEENVRRLGAEVLPRLT encoded by the coding sequence ATGCGCGTAGGAGTGTTTGTACTGGCGGCCCAGTTCCCGGGCCAGGGGCAGGGGGAGGCGCTGCACCGGGCGGTGCGGACCGCCGAGGCGGCCGAGGAGGCCGGGCTCGACTCCGCCTGGCTCGCCGAGCACCACTTCGTCCCGTACGGGGTCTGCCCGTCGGCGGTCACGCTGGCGGCGCTGCTGCTGGGGCGGACCCGGCGGCTGCGGGTGGGGACGGCGGTGAGCGTGCTGCCGAACACGCATCCGGTGGCCCTCGGGGAGCAGGCGGCCCTGCTTCACGTCACCTCCGGCGGCCGGTTCACCCTCGGGGTGGGCAGGGGCGGGCCCTGGGTGGACCTGGAGGTGTTCAGGGGCGGGCTGGACGCGTACGAGAACGGGTTCCCGGAGGACCTCGACCTGCTGCGGCGCTGGCTGGCCGAGCCCCGGGTGGGGGCGGCCGGCGAGCGGCACGGCTTCCGCGAGGTCGCCGTCGTACCGCGCCCGGAGCAGGCCCTGGACGGGGACGGGACGGGGCCGGAACTGATCGTCGCCTGCACCTCCCCCGCGTCGGTGCGCACGGCCGCGCGGCGCGGGCTGCCGATGCTGCTGGGCATGCACTGCGGGGACGAGGAGAAGGCGGGGATGGTCGCGCTGTGGCGCGAGACCGCGCTGGCGGCGGGGCACGCGCCGGAGGCGGTACGGGAGGCCGGGCACGTGTCGGCCGGGGTGTGCCAGCTGGCGGACCGGACGGCGGACGCCCGCGAGACCCTGCTGAAGGCGATGCCGGGCTGGCTCCGCCAGGGCCTCGACGCGCATGTGACGGTGGACGGCCGGCACCGTGCGATGCGCGATCCGCACGCCTATACGCAGCTGCTGTGCGACCTCCACCCGGTCGGCACGCCGGAACTGGCGGCGGACCGGCTGGCGGCCACCTCGGAGCGCACGGGCATCACGCGTTTCGCGCTGCTGACGGAGGGCTCCGGCGACCTCGCCGCGACGGAGGAGAACGTCCGGCGTCTCGGCGCGGAGGTCCTGCCCCGGCTGACCTGA
- a CDS encoding ABC transporter ATP-binding protein, producing MIELEGLTKRFGAKTAVDHLSFQVRPGAVTGFLGPNGAGKSTTMRMMLDLDHPTSGTVRIDGKHYRDLKEPLKHIGALLDAKAMHGGRSAYNNLLCLAQSNGIAKSRVGEVLDLVGLTPVARKKSKGFSLGMGQRLGIAAALLGDPEILMFDEPVNGLDPEGILWIRNLMKGLASEGRTIFVSSHLMSEMALTADHLVVIGQGKLLADMSMADFIHHNSRSYVRLRSPQQERLKDVLHEAGINAISVPATGTLEIDGVPSERLGELAAQHQIVLHELSPQRASLEEAFMRMTADSVEYQAHALREGGA from the coding sequence ATGATCGAGCTAGAGGGCCTTACGAAACGATTCGGCGCGAAGACCGCCGTCGACCACCTCAGCTTCCAGGTCAGACCGGGGGCGGTGACGGGCTTCCTCGGCCCGAACGGGGCGGGGAAGTCGACGACCATGCGCATGATGCTGGACCTCGACCATCCGACCAGCGGCACGGTCCGGATCGACGGGAAGCACTACCGGGACCTCAAGGAACCGCTGAAGCACATCGGAGCGCTGCTGGACGCCAAGGCGATGCACGGCGGGCGCAGCGCCTACAACAACCTGCTCTGCCTGGCCCAGTCCAACGGGATCGCGAAGAGCCGGGTGGGCGAGGTACTGGACCTGGTCGGACTGACGCCGGTGGCGCGGAAGAAGTCGAAAGGATTTTCGCTCGGAATGGGCCAGCGGCTGGGAATCGCCGCCGCGCTGCTGGGCGATCCGGAGATCCTCATGTTCGACGAACCCGTCAATGGTCTGGACCCGGAGGGAATTCTGTGGATCCGAAATCTTATGAAGGGGCTGGCGTCGGAGGGAAGGACGATCTTCGTCTCCTCCCATCTGATGAGTGAAATGGCGCTGACCGCAGACCATTTGGTGGTCATCGGACAGGGAAAGCTCCTCGCCGACATGTCGATGGCGGATTTCATCCATCACAACTCCCGCAGTTACGTACGCCTGCGCTCCCCGCAGCAGGAACGCCTCAAGGACGTCCTGCACGAGGCCGGCATCAACGCGATCAGCGTCCCCGCCACGGGCACCCTGGAAATCGACGGCGTCCCGAGCGAGCGCCTCGGCGAACTCGCCGCCCAGCACCAGATCGTGCTGCACGAACTCAGCCCCCAACGGGCTTCACTGGAGGAAGCGTTCATGCGCATGACGGCGGATTCCGTCGAGTACCAGGCCCACGCCCTGCGAGAGGGCGGTGCGTGA
- the nucS gene encoding endonuclease NucS, whose translation MRLVIARCSVDYAGRLTAHLPSAPRLILVKADGSVSIHADDRAYKPLNWMSPPCTLKEGSGDDGHVWTVVNKAGEKLIITMEEVLHDSSHELGTDPGLIKDGVEAHLQELLADRIETLGDGYTLIRREYMTAIGPVDILCRDASGATVAVEIKRRGEIDGVEQLTRYLELLNRDPHLAPVRGVFAAQEIKPQARVLANDRGMDCVVLDYDALRGIEDDKLRLF comes from the coding sequence ATGCGTCTCGTCATTGCCCGCTGCTCCGTCGACTACGCGGGTCGGCTCACCGCCCATCTGCCCTCGGCACCCCGTCTGATCCTCGTGAAGGCCGACGGCAGTGTCTCGATCCACGCGGACGACCGGGCGTACAAACCGCTCAACTGGATGTCGCCTCCGTGCACCCTCAAGGAGGGGAGCGGGGACGACGGACACGTCTGGACCGTCGTCAACAAGGCGGGCGAGAAGCTCATCATCACCATGGAGGAAGTCCTCCACGACTCCTCCCACGAGCTGGGTACCGACCCGGGCCTGATCAAGGACGGGGTCGAGGCGCACCTCCAGGAGCTGCTCGCGGACCGCATCGAGACGCTGGGCGACGGCTACACGCTGATCCGGCGCGAGTACATGACGGCGATCGGTCCCGTGGACATCCTGTGCCGGGACGCGTCGGGCGCGACGGTGGCGGTGGAGATCAAGCGGCGCGGGGAGATCGACGGCGTCGAGCAGCTGACCCGCTACCTGGAGCTGCTGAACCGCGACCCGCACCTGGCGCCGGTGCGCGGGGTGTTCGCGGCGCAGGAGATCAAGCCGCAGGCGCGGGTTCTGGCCAATGACCGGGGCATGGACTGCGTGGTCCTGGACTACGACGCCCTGCGCGGCATCGAGGACGACAAGCTGCGGCTGTTCTGA
- a CDS encoding SCO5389 family protein yields the protein MSLDVSPALLEQAERGEVDEAAFVDCVRTSLPYAWEMISSLTAQLEVEGGEFADNQTPPPDEQARGQLLRALASDAIRGALQRHFGVRLAFQNCHRVAVFPLDPSVDDRLAKFTSIRGQLLNQSPELRDC from the coding sequence ATGTCGCTCGACGTCTCACCGGCCCTACTCGAACAGGCCGAGCGAGGCGAGGTCGACGAAGCCGCCTTCGTCGACTGCGTCCGGACCTCCCTGCCTTACGCATGGGAGATGATCAGCTCGTTGACGGCCCAGCTGGAGGTTGAGGGCGGAGAGTTCGCCGACAACCAGACGCCGCCGCCGGACGAGCAGGCGCGCGGCCAGCTGCTGCGCGCGCTCGCGAGTGACGCGATACGGGGTGCGCTGCAGCGGCACTTCGGGGTGCGCCTGGCCTTCCAGAACTGCCACCGCGTCGCGGTGTTCCCACTGGACCCCTCGGTGGACGACCGGCTGGCCAAGTTCACCTCGATCCGCGGCCAGCTGCTCAACCAGTCGCCGGAACTGCGCGACTGCTAG
- a CDS encoding cellulose-binding protein has product MSDTSSPFGFELVRRGYDRGQVDDRITKLVSDRDSALGRINALEKRIEELHLETQNAQAQVSDAEPSYAGLGARVEKILRLAEEEAKDLREEARRAAEQHRELAESAAQQVRNDAESFAADRKSKAEDEGVRIVEKAKGDAATLRAEAQKDAASKREEADALFEETRAKAAQAAADFETNLAKRREQSERDLASRQQKAEKRLAEIEHRAEQLRLEAEKLRTDAERRARQTVETAQRQAEDIVADANAKADRIRSESERELAALTNRRDSINAQLTNVREMLATLTGAAVAAAGSPIDDEPVTRGVPAQQSR; this is encoded by the coding sequence ATGAGCGACACTTCCTCCCCCTTCGGCTTCGAGCTCGTGCGGCGTGGTTACGACCGCGGTCAGGTGGACGACCGCATTACCAAGCTGGTCTCCGACCGCGACAGCGCCCTCGGCCGTATCAACGCCCTGGAAAAGCGGATCGAGGAGCTGCACCTCGAAACGCAGAACGCGCAAGCCCAGGTGAGCGACGCGGAGCCGTCGTACGCCGGTCTCGGCGCCCGGGTCGAGAAGATCCTGCGGCTGGCCGAGGAGGAGGCGAAGGACCTGCGCGAGGAGGCCCGTCGCGCGGCCGAGCAGCACCGTGAGCTGGCCGAGTCCGCCGCGCAGCAGGTGCGCAACGACGCCGAGTCGTTCGCCGCGGACCGGAAGTCGAAGGCGGAGGACGAGGGCGTCCGCATCGTCGAGAAGGCCAAGGGGGACGCCGCCACCCTGCGCGCCGAGGCCCAGAAGGACGCCGCCTCCAAGCGCGAGGAGGCCGACGCCCTCTTCGAGGAGACCCGCGCCAAGGCCGCCCAGGCCGCCGCGGACTTCGAGACCAACCTGGCCAAGCGCCGTGAGCAGTCCGAGCGCGACCTGGCCTCGCGCCAGCAGAAGGCCGAGAAGCGCCTCGCGGAGATCGAGCACCGCGCCGAGCAGCTGCGCCTGGAGGCGGAGAAGCTGCGCACCGACGCCGAGCGCCGGGCCCGCCAGACGGTGGAGACCGCGCAGCGCCAGGCCGAGGACATCGTGGCCGACGCCAACGCCAAGGCGGACCGTATCCGCAGCGAGTCCGAGCGCGAGCTGGCGGCGCTCACCAACCGCCGCGACTCCATCAACGCCCAGCTGACGAACGTCCGCGAGATGCTGGCGACGCTGACCGGTGCGGCCGTGGCCGCCGCCGGCTCCCCGATCGACGACGAGCCGGTCACCCGCGGCGTGCCGGCCCAGCAGAGCCGCTAG
- a CDS encoding ATP/GTP-binding protein has protein sequence MSPRHNRPRGGETPDERPGSGYDRYGLERTEEYLGEEWKVRHVAGASAAGKRYRCPGCDQEIPSGTPHVVAWPEYGGVDDRRHWHKACWNAKDRRTSKVQRSRNAPRY, from the coding sequence GTGTCACCGCGCCACAACCGCCCCAGGGGCGGCGAGACCCCGGACGAACGGCCTGGGTCCGGCTACGACCGGTACGGACTGGAGCGCACCGAGGAGTACCTGGGCGAGGAGTGGAAGGTCCGGCACGTCGCGGGCGCCAGCGCGGCGGGCAAGCGTTACCGCTGCCCGGGCTGCGACCAGGAGATCCCCTCGGGCACCCCGCACGTGGTGGCCTGGCCCGAGTACGGCGGCGTGGACGACCGCCGGCACTGGCACAAGGCCTGCTGGAACGCGAAGGACCGCCGCACCTCCAAGGTGCAGCGGTCCCGCAACGCGCCGCGGTACTGA
- a CDS encoding ABC transporter permease, with translation MSTSPAGKPTASATAPDGSGPGGAYSSPLPTPRPHLGHALASEWTKLTSVRSTLWTLGSLVALVVGVGLLAVVQTAAGDYANLSYPAPALFGLMVGQIAVIVLGVLTISSEYGTGLIRTTLTAAPDRLRVLTAKYLVFGTVAFTTITCSVGFVGLWAAVLHSGPAAGPHGLGEWAGALAGCFYVTLLGLLSLAVGALVRHSAGAIAVMLGVVTMPPVLGSILTAWPATTGLGLVVLRYNAPVGLFQLFGVQDSGMGGASMPGNLAQITLIVLVTAGAIAASYAVVGRRDV, from the coding sequence ATGAGCACCTCCCCCGCCGGGAAGCCGACGGCGAGCGCGACCGCGCCCGACGGGTCCGGGCCGGGCGGCGCCTACAGCTCGCCGCTGCCCACCCCGCGCCCGCACCTGGGGCACGCACTGGCCTCGGAGTGGACCAAGCTGACCTCCGTGCGTTCCACGCTGTGGACGCTCGGCTCCCTCGTGGCCCTGGTCGTCGGCGTCGGCCTGCTGGCCGTCGTCCAGACCGCCGCCGGGGACTACGCGAACCTCTCCTACCCGGCTCCGGCCCTCTTCGGGCTGATGGTCGGGCAGATCGCCGTGATCGTGCTCGGCGTGCTGACGATCTCCTCCGAGTACGGCACGGGCCTGATCCGCACCACCCTCACCGCCGCCCCCGACCGGCTGCGGGTGCTCACCGCCAAGTACCTGGTGTTCGGCACCGTCGCCTTCACCACCATCACCTGCTCGGTGGGGTTCGTGGGCCTGTGGGCGGCGGTCCTCCACAGCGGGCCCGCCGCCGGCCCGCACGGCCTGGGCGAGTGGGCGGGGGCGCTGGCCGGCTGTTTCTACGTGACCTTGCTGGGCCTGCTCTCGCTGGCCGTCGGGGCGCTCGTGCGGCACTCGGCGGGCGCCATCGCGGTGATGCTCGGCGTGGTCACCATGCCGCCCGTGCTCGGGTCGATACTGACGGCCTGGCCGGCGACCACCGGGCTGGGCCTGGTGGTGCTCCGCTACAACGCACCCGTCGGGCTGTTCCAGCTCTTCGGGGTCCAGGACAGCGGAATGGGCGGCGCGAGCATGCCCGGCAACCTGGCCCAGATCACGCTGATCGTCCTGGTGACGGCCGGCGCGATCGCGGCCTCGTACGCCGTCGTCGGCCGCCGGGACGTCTGA